In Methyloterricola oryzae, a genomic segment contains:
- a CDS encoding sulfate ABC transporter substrate-binding protein, giving the protein GDVLITWENEAYLTLKEYGSDKYEVVVPSVSILAEPPVTVVDAVAKKKGTEKAASEYLQYLYSPEGQELAAKHYYRPRDAAVLAKHASQFKPVSLFTIDEVFGGWNKAQTTHFNDGGVFDQIYSQ; this is encoded by the coding sequence GGCGACGTGCTGATTACCTGGGAGAACGAGGCCTACCTGACCCTCAAGGAATACGGCAGCGACAAGTACGAAGTCGTGGTGCCCTCGGTGAGCATCCTGGCGGAGCCGCCGGTCACCGTGGTGGACGCCGTGGCCAAGAAGAAGGGCACGGAAAAGGCCGCCAGCGAGTACCTGCAGTACCTCTACAGCCCGGAAGGCCAGGAACTGGCCGCCAAGCACTATTACCGCCCGCGTGATGCGGCGGTGCTGGCCAAGCATGCCAGCCAGTTCAAGCCGGTCAGCCTGTTCACCATCGACGAGGTGTTCGGCGGCTGGAACAAGGCACAGACCACCCACTTCAATGATGGCGGGGTGTTCGATCAGATCTACAGCCAATAA